One Drechmeria coniospora strain ARSEF 6962 chromosome 01, whole genome shotgun sequence genomic region harbors:
- a CDS encoding U3 small nucleolar RNA-associated protein: MATSLAAQLAQVAAKSKATLNVKAQKAAHSKSLIWEARVAATQSFQTLFATCYPGFEELCQLDARFTPFQSTIFSDESQDQDRTQLTAAENEELDRQVEAFLRLAGCRLRLMPAIKAIEWLIRRFRIHEENTALLLMTFLPYHSIPTFATLLSILPAKLPHQLRFLDPYAKSLTSPPRSVLVHEAIQHPEFLTSLSEYTLESCRRRCQYPALVSFWGGIMTEAVNGIVDRSRSGRAAVQSENTQAVLHRVGPIFAESLIMKKVPSLQIASYMALAVFVSKASLDDVAVTAFMQQTAHGWTNETVKPGLVCLAIMAQFKSAKQMNSKVTKALMKLADIGPLLVEIGHERRVDKLANGFCLALIERFSKKGDSRGLSTIMAILSSQILKEKQIAVIFKSLLLKALNLNDSNDEDGKLRRDLGSALIALSQTTGKSGDIFQSVIEEVDFDIEELEAKLDLSFRTRKLPASAAEPSGESEMALERIHPQDLEAAVDDMSARKESMPTCLQPQPNEIFDEFSHLFFTIVSEQSQNAAALAKFDECPKLRRQTAFNDCTYCSFFIRIWCGPYPALARAAALNMVKNRLKAFDDAKVDVQALIPYCVAALGDPSKRVRQAAADLLAVLTTQFALPLSPNSMKVWGEGLLYGKSKDKTAFKADVAAKLLHLQLLPSIEECVLDPEHISSLIQSSIEQGKYLVPPQQALDKKDHMSQSARLSVLSFFASHAASTPFVLVKERLLKALNEVRGVGSTTRTTLLLPVLKWWVNLTDDETKKASSDERLDRAELDARFVDVVASNDTPGLEFLFEVLKDPSQADKPDLVRAIIGRVRKMWPSMKDEAKLMAAEQLLEVSQASPASDVDSIVSGEAADVLRAVPLTTDILSYFLNSIQTGTKMITEPPPNKRRRTSSSDGNRGLITQVTPELSQALSKVTFVLQLVENSDPVSHPELLDGLFTALSELQHFRTVVGSELGYLQNLILRSLLAMMPAYRANKDLKIDSSGGYGDLLVNCIQKSSSPVVQNAALLLVANLATTAPNLVLHSVMPIFTFMGTSVLRQSDDYSAHVVSQTIKEVIPPLIESLRKGRKSPLASACDILVSFTTAYEHIPVHRRQGLFAALVETLGPQEFLFALISMLVDRYDTSDALLHFVIDLLNNFSIETQLECFVKLLDLVSDLFKPKPEISFIILRSHEDAEDKDVEQMALRQLSALPSLLENKKLKSHIGKLAGREDAEAAGVRELYAALLENVLLLADEVKANKTLHGRCGSVLSNLLNLLSTGDFIKAVESLLGREDMGLRQKVLRALEVRVETESNTDTASRKALLAFLPQLTAAIRESSDIRYKHTAVTCVDKIAEKYGKKDIEAVVAAATIVAGEHSLGHADQRLQVMALLCLTSLVDVLQDAIVPVLPLAIPQAVAYLGESLDGESPDEELHSACYGFISSLAEHLPYMLSTYTDRILEVSNKSAESGFDDETNESRTGCLRFLARKLDAKDFFTSLDKNWDKALAAGFTAMFEHIETLSVAIDKHTKSAITKNTAMLSSIILKVLNTRRRVRMADNLNETTSRQVAKVEAAVNGTALRMIYKLNDAAFRPIFGQMIEWTTTGLPKSDKAGRALRQYSVYGFLQAFFGQLKSIVTNYATYVVDDAVKILGAADVKVAEERELWRRVLGTLATCFEHDQDDFWQSPSHFGAMAPVLTAQFMHAGTMDVVEDLVPAIVGLAAAADSQAHQKELNSALMQHLKSEKAAVRLAAVKCEQALTDRLGEEWLSMLHEMLPRISELQEDDDEVVERETHRWIVKIEGVLGESLDAMLQ; the protein is encoded by the exons ATGGCGACCTCTCTTGCGGCGCAGTTGGCCCAGGTCGCTGCCAAATCCAAGGCAACACTCAACGTCAAGGCGCAAAAGGCCGCTCACTCCAAGTCTCTCATCTGGGAGGCCCGAGTGGCTGCTACCCAAAGTTTTCAAACCCTCTTCGCGACATGCTATCCTGGATTCGAAGAGCTTTGCCAACTAGACGCCCGCTTCACGCCATTTCAATCCACCATATTCAGCGACGAAAGCCAGGACCAGGACCGCACCCAGCTCACCGCTGCCGAgaacgaggagctcgaccgCCAGGTCGAGGCCTTTCTGCGCTTGGCAGGCTGTCGCTTGAGGCTCATGCCTGCCATCAAAGCCATCGAATGGTTGATACGTCGCTTCCG TATCCACGAAGAAAATACCGCGCTCCTTTTGATGACATTCCTTCCTTATCATTCCATTCCTACTTTCGCCACTCTACTATCAATTCTTCCCGCCAAGCTTCCTCACCAACTACGATTCCTCGACCCCTACGCCAAGTCGCTCACGTCCCCGCCGAGATCAGTCCTCGTCCATGAAGCTATTCAGCACCCCGAATTCCTTACATCCCTTTCGGAATACACTCTTGAGTCATGTCGAAGGCGCTGCCAGTATCCGGCTCTCGTCTCCTTCTGGGGTGGCATCATGACCGAGGCCGTGAATGGAATAGTCGACAGGTCCCGATCCGGACGAGCAGCCGTCCAGAGCGAGAATACCCAAGCCGTCCTGCACCGGGTTGGCCCCATATTTGCCGAATCGTTGATCATGAAGAAGGTCCCAAGTCTTCAGATTGCGTCGTACATGGCGCTGGCCGTTTTTGTCTCCAAGGCGAGCctggacgacgtcgccgtcaccgccttCATGCAGCAGACTGCCCATGGTTGGACCAATGAAACCGTAAAACCCGGCCTTGTTTGCCTTGCAATCATGGCGCAGTTCAAATCTGCAAAGCAAATGAACAGCAAAGTGACAAAGGCCCTAATGAAGCTCGCCGACATCGGCCCGCTTCTTGTTGAGATTGGCCACGAGAGGCGAGTCGACAAGCTTGCCAACGGTTTCTGCCTGGCTCTTATCGAGAGGTTCTCCAAGAAGGGCGATTCGCGCGGCCTTTCGACAATCATGGCCATCTTGAGCAGCCAGATCTTGAAGGAGAAGCAGATAGCCGTCATCTTCAAATCTCTACTTCTCAAGGCCTTGAATCTCAACGATAGCAACGACGAAGATGGAAAACTCCGGAGAGACCTCGGTTCCGCCTTGATTGCCTTGTCCCAGACGACGGGGAAATCTGGCGACATCTTCCAGTCTGTCATCGAGGAAGTCGACTTCGACATCGAGGAGTTGGAGGCAAAGTTGGATCTTTCCTTCCGCACCAGAAAGCTTCCGGCCTCTGCTGCCGAGCCAAGTGGTGAATCCGAAATGGCCCTCGAGCGTATCCACCCACAGGACCTGGAAGCCGCCGTGGACGATATGTCCGCCCGGAAAGAATCCATGCCGACCTGTTTGCAGCCGCAGCCAAACGAGATATTCGATGAGTTTAGCCACCTCTTCTTCACTATCGTCTCGGAGCAGTCGCagaacgccgccgccctcgccaagTTTGATGAATGCCCCAAGCTCCGGCGTCAAACGGCCTTCAACGATTGCACCTACTGCAGCTTTTTCATTCGCATTTGGTGCGGTCCTTATCCGGCACTGGCGCGCGCGGCCGCCCTGAACATGGTCAAGAACAGGCTCAAGGCCTTTGACGATGCCAAGGTAGACGTGCAAGCCCTCATTCCGTACTGCGTTGCCGCGCTCGGCGACCCGTCCAAACGAGTGCGTCAGGCAGCAGCCGACTTGCTCGCGGTCCTGACAACCCAATTCGCCCTGCCACTCTCTCCAAACTCGATGAAGGTCTGGGGCGAAGGGTTGTTGTACGGCAAGTCGAAAGACAAAACCGCTTTCAAGGCCGATGTCGCGGCCAAGCTGCTCCATCTGCAGCTACTCCCGAGCATCGAAGAGTGCGTCCTTGATCCCGAGCACATCTCATCTCTCATACAGTCCAGCATCGAGCAGGGCAAATATCTCGTCCCGCCGCAGCAGGCCCTGGACAAGAAAGACCACATGAGCCAATCGGCGCGACTGAGCGTCCTGTCATTTTTTGCCTCCCATGCTGCCTCGACGCCTTTTGTCCTCGTCAAAGAGAGACTGCTCAAGGCTCTCAATGAAGTGCGTGGCGTGGGCAGCACGACAAGAACGACATTGCTGCTGCCTGTGCTCAAGTGGTGGGTCAACTTGACGGATGACGAGACGAAGAAAGCTAGCAGCGACGAGCGACTTGATCGAGCTGAACTGGATGCACGATTTGTGGACGTTGTTGCATCCAACGACACCCCCGGCTTGGAGTTTCTCTTTGAAGTTCTGAAAGACCCTTCTCAAGCAGACAAGCCAGACCTCGTTCGAGCCATCATTGGCCGAGTCAGAAAGATGTGGCCCTCTATgaaggacgaggccaagctgATGGCTGCCGAGCAGCTTTTAGAGGTGTCGCAGGCATCTCCAGCTAGCGACGTCGACTCCATCGTTTCAGGCGAAGCGGCCGATGTGCTGCGAGCCGTCCCCCTCACTACGGACATTCTCTCCTACTTTCTCAATTCCATCCAGACCGGCACGAAGATGATCACGGAGCCACCGCCGAACAAGCGACGAcgcacgagctcgtcggATGGAAACCGAGGCCTGATCACCCAGGTCACTCCCGAGCTGAGCCAAGCTTTGAGCAAGGTCACTTTTGTGCTGCAGCTTGTCGAGAATTCGGACCCGGTGTCGCACCCAGAGCTGTTGGACGGGCTGTTCACCGCCTTGTCCGAGCTTCAACACTTTAGGACGGTAGTTGGCTCGGAGCTGGGCTATCTCCAAAACTTGATCCTGCGAAGCCTcttggccatgatgccgGCCTATCGGGCGAACAAGGATCTGAAAATCGACAGCTCCGGCGGCTATGGTGACCTGCTCGTCAACTGCATCCAAAAGTCATCGAGTCCCGTGGTTCAGAATGCTGCGCTCCTGCTGGTTGCCAATCTCGCCACGACTGCGCCGAACTTGGTCTTGCACAGCGTCATGCCAATCTTTACCTTTATGGGCACGTCGGTGCTGCGGCAGAGCGACGACTATTCTGCCCACGTCGTGTCGCAGACCATCAAGGAAGTCATCCCGCCCCTGATTGAGTCTTTACGAAAAGGTCGAAAGAGCCCCTTGGCGAGCGCGTGCGACATTCTCGTCAGCTTTACGACCGCATACGAGCACATCCCGGTACATAGAAGGCAGGGGCTATTTGCGGCACTGGTGGAGACCCTAGGCCCGCAGGAGTTCCTCTTTGCCTTGATCAGCATGCTGGTAGACCGCTACGACACCAGCGATGCTCTGCTGCATTTTGTCATCGATCTTCTCAACAACTTCAGCATCGAGACGCAGCTGGAGTGCTTCGTGAAGCTTCTAGATCTCGTTTCTGATCTGTTCAAGCCGAAGCCCGAGATTTCGTTCATCATCCTTCGTAGTCAcgaagatgccgaggacAAGGATGTGGAGCAGATGGCCCTGCGTCAACTGTCAGCTCTCCCGAGCCTCTTGGAGAATAAGAAGCTCAAGAGCCACATCGGAAAGCTGGCGGGCCGAGAGGACGCGGAGGCCGCCGGTGTTCGTGAGCTGTACGCAGCGCTGCTGGAGAATGTTTTGCTGTTGGCGGATGAGGTCAAGGCAAACAAGACACTGCATGGACGATGCGGTTCTGTGCTGTCGAACCTGCTGAACCTGCTCTCGACAGGAGACTTTATCAAAGCTGTCGAGAGCTTGCTTGGGCGCGAAGACATGGGACTTCGGCAAAAGGTCCTCCGGGCCCTGGAAGTGCGTGTCGAAACGGAAAGCAACACCGACACGGCGTCCAGGAAGGCTCTGTTGGCGTTCCTGCCACAACTGACTGCGGCGATCAGGGAGTCGAGCGACATTCGTTACAAGCACACGGCCGTCACCTGCGTGGACAAGATCGCGGAAAAATACGGCAAGAAGGACATCGAGGCTGTTGTTGCGGCTGCGACGATTGTCGCTGGGGAGCACAGCCTCGGGCACGCCGATCAAAGGCTGCAGGTCATGGCTCTGCTCTGCCTTACAtctctcgtcgacgtgctgCAGGACGCGATTGTGCCCGTGCTGCCGCTTGCCATCCCGCAGGCGGTTGCTTATCTCGGCGAGAGCTTGGATGGCGAGTCCCCGGACGAAGAGCTCCACAGCGCTTGCTATGGATTCATCAGCTCTCTGGCAGAGCACCTGCCGTATATGCTGTCGACGTATACTGACCGCATCCTGGAAGTGTCCAACAAGTCGGCAGAGagcggcttcgacgacgaaacCAACGAGAGCCGAACTGGCTGCCTCCGATTCCTCGCTCGAAAGCTGGATGCGAAGGACTTTTTTACAAGCTTGGACAAGAATTGGGACAAGGCGTTGGCCGCAGGTTTCACG GCCATGTTCGAGCACATTGAGACGCTGAGTGTGGCGATCGACAAGCACACCAAGTCAGCAATCACGAAGAACACGGCGATGCTGTCCAGCATCATACTGAAGGTGTTGAACACGCGGCGTCGCGTTCGGATGGCGGACAACCTCAACGAGACGACCAGCCGGCAAGTGGCGaaggtcgaggcggccgtaAACGGGACTGCGCTGCGGATGATCTACAAGCTCAACGATGCGGCCTTCCGGCCGATATTTGGGCAGATGATCGAGTGGACGACGACTGGTCTGCCGAAGAGCGACAAGGCAGGACGAGCTCTCCGGCAGTACAGCGTCTACGGTTTCTTGCAAGCGTTCTTCGGGCAGCTCAAGTCGATCGTGACCAACTACGCGACctacgtcgtcgacgacgccgtcaagatcctcggcgccgccgatgtCAAGGTTGCCGAGGAGCGCGAGCTCTGGAGACGGGTGCTCGGGACGTTGGCGACGTGCTTCGAGCACGACCAGGACGACTTTTGGCAGTCGCCGTCTCACTTTGGCGCAATGGCGCCGGTGCTGACGGCGCAGTTCATGCACGCAGGGACGAtggatgtcgtcgaggacctGGTGCCAGCGATAGTCgggttggcggcggcagccgaCTCGCAGGCGCATCAAAAGGAGCTCAACTCGGCGCTCATGCAGCACCTCAAgtcggagaaggcggcggtgcggcTCGCGGCTGTGAAGTGCGAGCAGGCGCTGACGGACCGGCTAGGCGAGGAGTGGCTGTCGATGCTGCACGAGATGCTGCCGCGCATCAGCGAGCTgcaggaagacgacgacgaggtggtcGAGAGGGAGACGCACCGATGGATCGTGAAGATTGAAGGAGTGCTGGGCGAGAGCCTGGACGCCATGCTGCAGTAG
- a CDS encoding ubiquitin carboxyl-terminal hydrolase 19, translating into MTGMDTPFVVSREELHVLQMEVKQVQCSQTNHAERILRLEKRHADESALKSVWNSPFPGVLGAGTPQHDAVQSPHNEMFDDDLDEQGEQLLGSLHLGPAEEEPARRGAASRANSVRFDESALHGSSWGGQSSRHSADFGPLRPVGGITMERSLSHKSDGRHSSAGHSVHSHHSVASGRASSLGVDTNYAACDSSSPFDMPAPPASLFVLGSVPSIIRCWLTTDFAHDTLLYADICTGSQKSVVDYSLIKELGLTEEIERCGDGVYRARLNVFLAEAVVVKAHSRNGSTSGLVPFMSVVFEVTGGVSAGRQSEAKAIRIYIGSDVLRAHSADVLLSQNKMVVYGSQQERLQVPFVRPEDENVFRHIQTVHVAPGKRRLNANAAPFVLPDEGNLAGDEMAEDGTLLVQREDDESPLGPSPMESRAGSSKSAVPTSASEHGGEGEKAAMDVNGSESGKEFSNGAESSRNEASAPSGIWRSWRQGTVGGSDGQSREAGPLSGYQPAMRSGRSMKVLKSLKAGSASARTGAAYEPPLAAKAADGRRKSLVSIGVDGGSTKWDAKRAVSSGAEFKMLAVGRDGGRTAAAATLPRSVNPVGVASAFSWMTPASKGAAKSSTAADGD; encoded by the exons ATGACAGGAATGGATACGCCGTTTGTCGTGTCTCGCGAAGAACTCCACGTCCTGCAGATGGAAGTGAAgcaagtgcagtgcagcCAGACAAACCATGCCGAACGAATATTACGGCTGGAGAAGCGGCATGCTGACGAGTCAGCGCTGAAGTCCGTATGGAACTCTCCTTTTCCCGGCGTGCTGGGAGCAGGGACACCACAGCACG ATGCCGTTCAATCGCCTCACAACGAAATGTTTGACGATGATTTGGACGAACAGGGAGAGCAGCTGCTTGGCTCGCTACACCTTGGaccggccgaggaagagccTGCTAGACGTGGTGCTGCCTCGAGGGCAAACAGCGTTCGCTTCGACGAGAGCGCCTTGCATGGATCTAGCTGGGGTGGGCAGAGCAGCCGGCACTCGGCAGACTTTGGCCCTCTTCGGCCGGTAGGTGGCATCACCATGGAACGTTCGCTCTCCCACAAGTCAGACGGCAGGCACAGCTCGGCGGGACATTCGGTGCACTCGCATCACTCGGTCGCCTCGGGTCGTGCCAGCAGCCTCGGGGTCGACACCAACTATGCGGCCTGCGACTCGTCCTCTCCGTTCGACATGCCGGCGCCTCCCGCCTCGCTCTTTGTCCTGGGCAGCGTCCCATCAATCATCCGCTGCTGGCTGACGACCGACTTTGCCCATGACACGCTGCTCTATGCCGACATCTGCACCGGGTCGCAAAAGTCGGTCGTGGACTACTCCCTGATCAAGGAGCTCGGCTTGACGGAGGAAATCGAGcggtgcggcgacggcgtatACCGCGCAAGGCTGAACGTGTTcctggccgaggcggtggtggtgaagGCGCACAGCAGAAATGGGTCTACCAGCGGCTTGGTCCCATTCATGTCCGTTGTCTTCGAGGTCACGGGAGGAGTGAGCGCGGGACGGCAGAGCGAAGCGAAGGCGATACGCATCTACATCGGAAGCGACGTACTCCGGGCGCATTCCGCCGACGTCCTGCTGTCCCAGAACAAAATGGTGGTGTACGGGAGTCAGCAGGAGCGCTTGCAGGTACCCTTTGTGCGCCCCGAGGATGAGAACGTCTTTCGACACATCCAAACGGTACACGTGGCACCCGGGAAACGCAGGCTGAACGCAAACGCGGCGCCGTTCGTGCTGCCGGACGAGGGCAACCTGGCGGGTgacgagatggccgaggatggGACATTGCTTGTGCAGCGCGAAGATGACGAATCGCCCCTCGGCCCATCACCGATGGAGTCGCGTGCGGGATCCAGCAAGTCTGCGGTGCCAACTAGCGCGTCTGAGCACGGCGGGGAGGGTGAGAAGGCGGCAATGGACGTCAACGGTTCCGAATCCGGTAAAGAGTTCTCCAATGGTGCGGAAAGCTCGCGGAACGaagcgtcggcgccgtcgggcatTTGGAGATCGTGGCGGCAGGGAACTGTCGGCGGATCGGATGGACAATCGCGAGAGGCGGGACCCTTGAGCGGCTATCAGCCTGCCATGCGCAGCGGCCGCAGCATGAAGGTTTTGAAGTCGCTCAAGGcgggctcggcctcggcaaggACCGGCGCGGCGTACGAGCCGCCGCTGGCGGCCAAGGCTGCGGATGGGCGTCGCAAGAGCCTCGTCAGCATCGGCGTAGACGGCGGCTCGACGAAGTGGGACGCGAAGCGGGCCGTCAGCTCAGGCGCAGAGTTCAAGATGCTGGCGGTCGGgcgtgacggcggccgaacggcggcggcagcgacatTGCCGAGGTCCGTGAACCCGGTCGGCGTGGCCTCGGCATTTTCGTGGATGACACCGGCCAGCAAGGGAGCGGccaagtcgtcgacggcggcggacggAGATTAG